The proteins below come from a single Drosophila kikkawai strain 14028-0561.14 chromosome 3R, DkikHiC1v2, whole genome shotgun sequence genomic window:
- the LOC108073241 gene encoding uncharacterized protein, with the protein MPESDVTKMKVADLKRELKLRGLTVNGNKTELQDRLQTALLEGDISLEDSAIADAIDDDDVSLTDEDEHKLLGVEHDDVEDELLKSPVSTPTTVSVPDLLAEKEETSSAAPAATASSPAKKIVLKRNNSLTVTGTATGSGTTTSKENEAPAAATGNETTGETPIKKHKPIVVGPRTEGDKPSVDKKLSELTAQERLELRAKKFGITTTPAAAAAASPAASVNKSSSASITANKGNKETDEQQKEALKRRAERFGCVVPDKTPKAAADERLQKRKERFGAPAGTPAATATPGTTESKDVWSEKARARLERFKTTPVAAETTK; encoded by the exons atgCCCGAAAGCGACGTGACTAAAATGAAG GTGGCGGACCTGAAGCGCGAGCTGAAGCTCCGGGGCCTCACCGTGAATGGCAACAAGACGGAACTCCAGGACCGCTTGCAGACGGCGCTACTGGAGGGAGACATTTCCCTGGAAGACTCGGCCATAGCTGATGCCATTGACGACGACGATGTGTCTCTAACCGATGAAGATGAGCACAAGCTGCTGGGAGTCGAGCATGACGACGTCGAAGATGAGCTGCTCAAGAGTCCAGTCAGCACTCCCACCACCGTCTCCGTGCCCGATTTGCTGGcggagaaggaggagacgTCGAGCGCAGCCCCGGCTGCAACAGCTTCTTCGCCGGCAAAGAAAATTGTGCTCAAGCGAAACAATTCCCTGACGGTCACAGGCACTGCCACAGGCTCGGGCACAACGACTTCCAAGGAGAACGAAGCACCCGCCGCAGCTACTGGCAATGAGACTACCGGAGAGACCCCGATCAAGAAGCACAAGCCCATCGTGGTGGGACCCAGGACCGAAGGCGACAAGCCATCGGTGGATAAGAAACTCAGCGAGTTGACCGCTCAAGAGCGATTGGAGCTGCGGGCCAAGAAGTTTGGCATCACGACAACaccagccgccgccgcagcagcttCGCCGGCAGCGTCAGTCAACAAATCCTCGAGCGCCTCCATAACGGCCAACAAGGGCAACAAGGAGACAGACGAGCAGCAGAAGGAGGCCCTCAAACGTCGCGCCGAACGCTTCGGATGCGTGGTTCCCGACAAAACCCCCAAGGCTGCGGCCGACGAGCGATTGCAAAAGCGAAAGGAGCGATTCGGAGCTCCAGCTGGAACTCCAGCTGCAACAGCGACGCCTGGCACAACGGAATCAAAGGACGTCTGGTCGGAGAAGGCACGCGCACGCTTGGAAAGATTCAAAACCACACCGGTTGCAGCTGAGACCACCAAATAG
- the rump gene encoding myelin expression factor 2 isoform X1, producing the protein MNMDAGIAVENREKERDRRGRGARGSRFSDADGNGNAGGNLGGNGGGGGGGGGNNNIRDRSRERRNCRVYISNIPYDYRWQDLKDLFRRIVGSIEYVQLFHDESGKARGCGIVEFKDPENVQKAMEKMNRYEVNGRELVVKEDHGEQRDQYGRIVRDGAGGGGGGNGGGGGGGGGGGNGGGGRDHMDDRDRGFSRRDDDRLSGRNNFNMMSNDYNNSSNYNLYGLSASFLESLGISGPLHNKVFVANLDYKVDNKKLKQVFKLAGKVQSVDLSLDKEGHSRGFAVIEYDHPVEAVQAISMLDRQMLFDRRMTVRLDRIPDKNEGLKLPEGLGGVGIGLGPNGEPLKDVAHNLPNGGQSQGQLLGGVQQGGQLGAVAAGGGGGSAVSNATNLLNNLTGVMFGNNSAVQPSPVAPVQKPSLGNNSGAGGLNLNNLNPSLLAAVVGNLGSQGAGLSNPLLTSSLSNLGLNLGNSGGNDDALASSNVGLSNNYSSGGTGGGNNYSSGGNYSGGGGVSGGNVGYNAYSSSGVGGGNGGGGQDSNDYNSVNQLDIYGGGNNVGNSNVGSNNVGGGARKSDTIIIKNVPMSCTWQTLRDKFREIGDVKFAEIRGNDVGVVRFFKERDAELAIALMDGSRLDGRNIKVTYF; encoded by the exons ATGAACATGGATGCGGGCATCGCTGTGGAGAACCGTGAGAAGGAGCGCGATCGACGTGGGCGGGGGGCGCGTGGCTCTAGATTCTCGGACGCCGACGGCAATGGAAACGCCGGTGGAAACCTGGGTGGCAACGGCGGCGGTGGAGGGggaggcggcggcaacaacaatattCGTGACCGGAGCCGCGAGCGCCGCAACTGTCGGGTGTACATCTCAAACATTCCGTACGATTACCGATGGCAAGACCTGAAGGATCTGTTCCGCCGCATCGTCGGCTCCATCGAGTATGTGCAGCTCTTCCACGACGAGAGCGGCAAGGCGCGCGGCTGCGGGATTGTTGAGTTCAAGGATCCGGAGAATGTGCAAAAGGCCATGGAGAAGATGAACCGCTACGAGGTCAACGGCCGAGAACTGGTCGTAAAGGAGGATCATGGCGAGCAGCGTGACCAGTACGGCCGGATTGTGCGTGATGGCGCcggcggcggaggcggaggaaacggtggcggcggcggcggtggtggtggaggcGGCAATGGTGGCGGTGGCCGTGACCACATGGACGACCGCGATCGTGGATTCTCCCGACGTGACGATGACAGATT ATCTGGGCGTAATAATTTTAACATGATGTCAAATGATTATAATAATTCGTCGAATTACAATTTGTATGGGCTTTCCGCTTCGTTTTTGGAGAGTCTTGGCATAAGTGGACCTTTGCATAATAAGGTTTTTGTTGCTAAT CTGGACTACAAGGTGGATAACAAGAAGCTCAAGCAGGTATTCAAGCTGGCCGGAAAGGTGCAAAGCGTAGATCTTTCCCTGGACAAGGAGGGCCATAGTCGTGGCTTTGCTGTAATTGAATACGACCATCCTGTTGAGGCTGTGCAGGCCATATCTATGCTGGATCGCCAAATGCTCTTCGATCGACGCATGACCGTGCGTCTGGACCGCATTCCGGACAAGAACGAGGGACTGAAGCTCCCTGAGGGTTTGGGTGGCGTGGGCATCGGCCTGGGACCCAACGGAGAGCCACTGAAGGACGTGGCCCACAATCTACCCAACGGAGGTCAGAGCCAGGGCCAGCTGCTCGGCGGTGTCCAGCAAGGTGGTCAGCTTGGAGCAGTGGCTGCTGGCGGCGGAGGCGGCAGCGCCGTTAGCAACGCGACCAATCTATTGAACAACCTCACCGGTGTGATGTTCGGCAATAATTCAGCGGTTCAGCCATCCCCCGTGGCTCCGGTACAGAAGCCCAGTCTGGGCAACAACTCTGGTGCCGGTGGATTGAACTTGAACAATCTCAATCCCAGCCTGCTGGCCGCTGTGGTTGGCAACCTGGGTAGCCAAGGAGCCGGCTTAAGCAACCCCTTGCTCACCTCGTCGCTGAGCAACCTTGGCCTAAATCTTGGAAACTCGGGCGGCAACGACGATGCCCTGGCCAGCAGCAATGTTGGCCTGTCCAACAACTACAGCAGCGGCGGCACCGGAGGCGGCAATAACTACAGCTCGGGCGGCAACTACAGTGGTGGGGGCGGAGTCTCTGGCGGCAATGTGGGATACAATGCCTACAGCAGCTCCGGTGTGGGCGGTGGCAATGGAGGAGGCGGACAGGACAGCAATGACTACAACTCAGTAAATCAACTGGATATCTATGGAGGCGGCAACAATGTGGGCAACTCGAATGTGGGTTCCAATAATGTTGGAGGCGGCGCTCGCAAGTCGGACACCATTATCATCAAGAATGTTCCCATGAGCTGCACCTGGCAAACGTTGCGCGACAAGTTCCGTGAGATTGGCGATGTCAAGTTTGCCGAAATTCGTGGAAATGACGTTGGCGTTGTGCGCTTCTTCAAGGAGCGTGATGCCGAACTGGCCATAG CGTTAATGGATGGATCCCGTCTGGATGGTCGCAACATTAAAGTAACTTACTTTTAA
- the rump gene encoding uncharacterized protein rump isoform X2, producing MNMDAGIAVENREKERDRRGRGARGSRFSDADGNGNAGGNLGGNGGGGGGGGGNNNIRDRSRERRNCRVYISNIPYDYRWQDLKDLFRRIVGSIEYVQLFHDESGKARGCGIVEFKDPENVQKAMEKMNRYEVNGRELVVKEDHGEQRDQYGRIVRDGAGGGGGGNGGGGGGGGGGGNGGGGRDHMDDRDRGFSRRDDDRFWTTRWITRSSSRYSSWPERCKA from the exons ATGAACATGGATGCGGGCATCGCTGTGGAGAACCGTGAGAAGGAGCGCGATCGACGTGGGCGGGGGGCGCGTGGCTCTAGATTCTCGGACGCCGACGGCAATGGAAACGCCGGTGGAAACCTGGGTGGCAACGGCGGCGGTGGAGGGggaggcggcggcaacaacaatattCGTGACCGGAGCCGCGAGCGCCGCAACTGTCGGGTGTACATCTCAAACATTCCGTACGATTACCGATGGCAAGACCTGAAGGATCTGTTCCGCCGCATCGTCGGCTCCATCGAGTATGTGCAGCTCTTCCACGACGAGAGCGGCAAGGCGCGCGGCTGCGGGATTGTTGAGTTCAAGGATCCGGAGAATGTGCAAAAGGCCATGGAGAAGATGAACCGCTACGAGGTCAACGGCCGAGAACTGGTCGTAAAGGAGGATCATGGCGAGCAGCGTGACCAGTACGGCCGGATTGTGCGTGATGGCGCcggcggcggaggcggaggaaacggtggcggcggcggcggtggtggtggaggcGGCAATGGTGGCGGTGGCCGTGACCACATGGACGACCGCGATCGTGGATTCTCCCGACGTGACGATGACAGATT CTGGACTACAAGGTGGATAACAAGAAGCTCAAGCAGGTATTCAAGCTGGCCGGAAAGGTGCAAAGCGTAG
- the Ras85D gene encoding ras-like protein 1 yields the protein MTEYKLVVVGAGGVGKSALTIQLIQNHFVDEYDPTIEDSYRKQVVIDGETCLLDILDTAGQEEYSAMRDQYMRTGEGFLLVFAVNSAKSFEDIGTYREQIKRVKDAEEVPMVLVGNKCDLASWNVNNEQAREVAKQYGIPYIETSAKTRMGVDDAFYTLVREIRKDKDNKGRRGRKMNKPNRRFKCKML from the exons ATGACGGAATACAAACTGGTCGTGGTTGGTGCCGGCGGCGTGGGCAAATCGGCACTGACCATCCAGCTAATCCAGAACCATTTCGTGGACGAGTACGACCCCACAATCGAGGACTCCTACCGCAAGCAAGTGGTTATAG ATGGGGAGACTTGCCTACTGGATATCCTGGACACCGCCGGCCAAGAGGAGTATTCCGCCATGCGGGATCAGTACATGCGCACCGGTGAGGGCTTCTTGCTGGTCTTTGCCGTGAACAGTGCAAAGTCTTTCGAGGACATCGGCACCTACCGCGAGCAGATCAAGCGGGTTAAGGACGCAGAGGAGGTGCCCATGGTGCTAGTGGGCAACAAATGTGATCTGGCCTCGTGGAACGTAAACAACGAGCAGGCAAGAGAG gTGGCCAAACAATACGGCATTCCATACATTGAGACATCCGCGAAGACGCGCATGGGCGTGGACGATGCATTTTACACACTGGTGCGCGAGATCCGCAAAGACAAGGACAACAAGGGACGGAGGGGCCGCAAAATGAACAAGCCGAATCGTagatttaaatgtaaaatgctGTAA
- the Rlb1 gene encoding uncharacterized protein DDB_G0286299, with the protein MFFQVYSMDKLKFNNLVISNKKLIQKARAQTIAKLVQKLRKSKDGLAKNPDSEKEKIRLRKNSECLAQLKTLKCLDIVRQSLLQEGTNPNAVIASERSTPDELGIAMLRLNKIMHGLVDTFVETLKLTTDKEAKWREEILETSKRRFKIERTEEKKRKRKELKDQKAQTRNRLEWLEQNKVVGAESTETKEASEAGQVMTEEENPSAIQPEKQQEEVSKKDKPTPATKPEKPQPKKKNKNEPRPLNKTVKPQRLPQKELVNESKQNQQNFQEKQTLREIKPKERKQNPSELKERKPKSRPERKQSIEEDSKPDKDRPTHVVDPFFITESGQPYLSTAVVLSEDNESEAEEEQRPPPVKRYRSDDQRASNYRERPERQPGFGTKKAHDDRHPSWVAKQQKKPVIGDFRGKKITFSEDGQAAEIRAPKITPAPSAAAPASTEGMHPSWVAKQKWKPKIADFQGTKIKFDED; encoded by the exons ATGTTTTTCCAAGTCTACAGCATggacaaattgaaatttaacaACTTG GTGATATCCAACAAGAAGCTGATCCAGAAGGCACGTGCCCAGACCATCGCCAAACTCGTCCAAAAGTTGAGAAAGTCAAAGGATGGCCTGGCCAAGAATCCGGACAGCGAAAAGGAGAAGATTCGTCTGCGGAAGAACAGCGAGTGCCTGGCCCAGCTGAAAACATTAAAGTGCTTGGACATCGTTCGGCAATCTCTGCTCCAGGAAGGCACTAATCCCAATGCAGTGATTGCCAGCGAACGCTCCACTCCGGACGAACTAGGCATCGCCATGCTGCGGCTGAACAAAATCATGCATGGATTGGTGGACACGTTTGTGGAGACCCTGAAGCTGACCACCGACAAGGAGGCCAAGTGGCGGGAGGAGATACTGGAGACCAGCAAGCGACGGTTTAAGATCGAGCGAACTGAGGAGAAGAAGAGGAAACGTAAGGAGCTGAAGGACCAAAAGGCGCAGACAAGGAATCGATTGGAGTGGTTGGAGCAGAATAAAGTGGTCGGAGCTGAGAGCACGGAGACTAAAGAAGCTTCCGAAGCCGGCCAAGTGATGACCGAAGAGGAAAACCCATCTGCAATCCAACCAGAGAAGCAGCAGGAAGAAGTTAGTAAAAAGGATAAGCCCACGCCAGCTACAAAGCCAGAGAAGCCGCaacccaaaaagaaaaacaaaaacgagcCCAGACCTCTTAACAAAACAGTAAAACCCCAACGACTTCCACAAAAAGAATTGGTAAACGAAAGCAAGCAAAACCAGCAAAACTTCCAGGAGAAACAAACTCTGCGAGAAATCAAGCCAAAGGAAAGAAAGCAAAATCCTAGTGAGCTTAAAGAAAGGAAACCTAAATCGCGACCAGAAAGAAAGCAAAGCATTGAAGAAGATTCAAAGCCAGACAAAGATCGTCCCACACACGTTGTTGATCCATTTTTCATAACTGAATCTGGGCAGCCATATTTGTCCACCGCTGTGGTTCTTTCGGAGGACAACGAGAGCGAGGCTGAGGAGGAGCAGAGGCCGCCACCAGTCAAACGGTACCGAAGCGACGACCAACGGGCTAGTAATTATCGGGAAAGGCCCGAGAGACAGCCAGGATTTGGCACAAAAAAAGCACACGATGATCGCCATCCCTCCTGGGTAGCCAAGCAGCAAAAGAAACCCGTTATAGGCGACTTCAGGGGTAAAAAGATCACCTTCAGTGAGGATGGGCAGGCGGCAGAGATTAGGGCTCCTAAGATTACTCCTGCTCCCTCGGCTGCCGCTCCCGCATCGACCGAAGGCATGCACCCCTCTTGGGTGGCCAAGCAGAAGTGGAAGCCCAAAATCGCCGACTTCCAGGGTACCAAAATTAAGTTTGACGAGGATTAG
- the mRpL47 gene encoding large ribosomal subunit protein uL29m: protein MSSTLIKCFNLAKTVRAATVKGFLTSPQQQWQAWSAAALQTPHAQLHTSPARRDLMEFFDDKKHWSENEVKVGRAWRTDELRIKSNKELHQLWFVLLKERNMLMTMEHECNDKMEIFPNPERVDKVKISMENLETVVRERNKAYHLLETGETGERPQKAVKNAFGLQVNYKMCEHVLPPFMNLKWIKSRNIGFGGRAVNRFLLKYREQLYNAKRKAKNRSRNEVMMILRRNPNFDLDVLRRKFPDVNVDKLRNEDKARGHYVPKVDV, encoded by the exons ATGTCTTCGAcgttaattaaatgttttaatttggCGAAAACTGTGCGAGCAGCGACGGTGAAAGGCTTTCTGACATCACCGCAGCAGCAATGGCAAGCCTGGAG tGCGGCCGCTCTGCAGACGCCGCATGCTCAACTGCACACTTCACCCGCTCGCCGAGATCTCATGGAGTTCTTCGATGACAAGAAGCACTGGAGCGAGAACGAGGTGAAGGTGGGCCGCGCCTGGCGGACAGATGAGCTGCGCATCAAGTCCAACAAGGAGCTTCACCAGCTCTGGTTCGTACTCCTGAAGGAGCGAAACATGCTGATGACCATGGAGCACGAGTGCAACGACAAAATGGAAATCTTCCCCAATCCCGAGCGCGTCGACAAG GTGAAGATTTCCATGGAGAACCTAGAGACGGTAGTGCGAGAGCGCAACAAGGCGTATCACCTTCTGGAGACAGGAGAGACGGGAGAGCGTCCACAGAAGGCGGTAAAGAATGCCTTCGGTCTTCAGGTCAACTATAAAATGTGCGAACACGTTCTGCCGCCCTTCATGAACCTCAAATGGATCAAGTCCCGCAACATTGGCTTTGGCGGCAGGGCCGTGAACAGGTTCCTGCTGAAGTACAGGGAGCAGCTGTACAACGCCAAGCGCAAGGCCAAGAA CCGTTCTCGCAACGAGGTAATGATGATCCTCCGCCGCAATCCCAACTTTGACCTGGATGTTCTGCGGCGCAAGTTCCCCGATGTGAATGTGGACAAGCTGCGAAACGAGGATAAGGCGCGGGGTCACTATGTGCCCAAGGTGGACGTTTAG
- the Kdm3 gene encoding lysine-specific demethylase 3A, protein MSQKELAALVASRTSRKRTLPTPRSEPKSIIEIHISNDSSSSSSSTAKRACRGVEIKVERQELEQEPENLGPAPPLTEEEQQRHNEYRSSCSIFLQDLPCFKLQQTQQIPKCRECRRRNGAAGEGSTGNDVYCRFYEFRRLQYNDKGDLSVAGFPNPYSEPTPEDYAIWQPDGKTAPTSGFMDIQVCRYILLHAGDQFCYLWRQEAEALRLHENPDGTIAWKKAVQGIREICDVCDTTLFNYHWTCRKCGFGVCLDCFKDRKDGKQPLRRAENALRKGCDEYHWLLCTDFSGPQEHAVTELMLTQIIAGDALNVLGRMLHEVRTLWQVPQVCGCLLSKQSVDDAQLDELIQDMIKESQLKQHTSFSSLATEQKLHQQQRLEQLHAKKLEFARERGIDYVPGRVWTKETLGKDPITTAFDNFKHINFLRKGLAGLRRFLPPRAMTLAQSTQLAPGVPHEWLCDGKLLRLTDAMHPDNRVLYQEVWKCGQPVMISEVARSLNLDLWHPQAFCRDFGDKPNDLINCLNGNLVPNQPMRHFWEGFQCITKRLLDANGKPMLLKLKDWPPGDDFAEILPTRFADLMKGLPMPEYTLRTGNLNIASCLPKMFVPPDLGPKMYNAYGSALHPDKGTTNLHLDISDAVNIMVYVGIPQDEDSKPQLAATQKAIALGGCDYITRARCQNPDVLPGALWHIFPARDADKIRDLLNRVTLEKGFRLEPDHDPIHDQNWYLDDKLRARLFKEYGVEGHPIVQCLGDAVFIPAGAPHQVQNLHNCIKVAEDFVSPENITHCYHLTHEFRRLSHSHTNHEDKLQIKNIIYHAIKDCCTILTRALEERIDAEMAKLKAE, encoded by the coding sequence ATGTCACAAAAGGAATTGGCGGCACTGGTTGCCTCTCGCACCAGCCGCAAGCGAACCCTTCCGACCCCTCGTTCGGAACCGAAGTCCATTATAGAGATACACATATCCAATGATTCGTCTTCTTCCTCGTCATCGACCGCCAAGAGAGCTTGCCGTGGCGTGGAGATCAAGGTGGAGAGGCAGGAACTGGAGCAAGAACCGGAGAATCTAGGCCCAGCGCCACCGTTGACtgaagaggagcagcagcggcataACGAGTACCGAAGCAGCTGCTCGATATTTCTGCAGGACCTGCCCTGCTTCAAGCTGCAGCAGACACAGCAGATACCCAAGTGCCGGGAGTGCCGGAGGCGTAACGGTGCCGCGGGCGAAGGCAGTACTGGCAACGATGTTTACTGCCGTTTCTACGAGTTTCGACGCCTCCAGTATAATGATAAAGGGGACTTGAGCGTGGCGGGATTCCCGAATCCTTATAGCGAGCCAACACCGGAGGACTATGCCATTTGGCAGCCGGATGGGAAAACTGCGCCGACCAGCGGCTTTATGGACATACAGGTTTGCAGATATATCCTGCTTCATGCCGGCGACCAGTTCTGTTATTTGTGGCGTCAGGAGGCGGAGGCCCTTCGGCTGCACGAGAATCCCGACGGCACCATTGCCTGGAAGAAGGCCGTGCAGGGTATCCGGGAGATCTGCGACGTGTGTGACACCACGCTGTTCAACTACCACTGGACGTGTCGCAAGTGCGGCTTTGGGGTGTGCCTGGACTGTTTCAAGGATCGCAAGGACGGCAAGCAGCCGCTGCGACGCGCGGAGAATGCTCTCCGGAAGGGATGCGACGAGTACCACTGGCTGCTCTGCACCGATTTCAGTGGTCCGCAAGAGCACGCCGTCACCGAGCTGATGCTGACGCAGATTATAGCTGGGGATGCCCTAAACGTTTTGGGCAGGATGCTGCATGAGGTGCGGACCTTGTGGCAGGTGCCTCAAGTGTGCGGCTGTCTGCTGAGCAAGCAGTCGGTGGATGACGCCCAGCTGGACGAGCTCATCCAGGACATGATCAAGGAGTCACAGCTAAAGCAGCATACCAGCTTCTCGTCCCTGGCTACCGAACAGAAgctgcaccagcagcagcgatTGGAGCAGCTGCACGCCAAGAAGCTCGAGTTTGCTCGGGAGCGAGGCATTGATTATGTTCCAGGACGAGTGTGGACCAAGGAGACACTAGGAAAGGATCCCATCACCACGGCTTTTGACAACTTCAAGCAcataaattttttaagaaaggGACTGGCGGGCTTGCGGAGGTTCCTGCCGCCAAGGGCCATGACTCTGGCGCAATCCACTCAGTTGGCACCTGGCGTTCCGCACGAGTGGCTTTGCGACGGCAAGCTGCTGCGACTCACAGATGCCATGCATCCGGATAACCGAGTCCTTTACCAGGAGGTGTGGAAGTGCGGTCAGCCCGTGATGATCTCGGAGGTGGCTCGCTCCTTAAACCTGGACTTGTGGCATCCACAGGCCTTCTGCCGTGACTTTGGCGATAAGCCAAACGATCTGATCAACTGCCTGAATGGCAACCTGGTGCCCAATCAGCCGATGCGACACTTCTGGGAGGGATTCCAGTGCATAACGAAGCGACTGTTGGACGCCAACGGCAAACCCATGCTGCTGAAGCTTAAGGATTGGCCACCGGGTGATGATTTTGCCGAGATACTGCCCACCAGATTTGCAGATCTAATGAAGGGACTACCAATGCCGGAGTACACACTGAGGACTGGGAATCTGAACATTGCCAGCTGCTTGCCCAAGATGTTTGTGCCTCCCGATTTGGGACCCAAGATGTACAATGCATACGGCTCGGCCTTACATCCGGATAAGGGTACGACCAATCTCCATTTGGACATATCGGATGCAGTCAACATAATGGTTTATGTGGGCATTCCCCAGGACGAGGACAGCAAGCCGCAACTGGCAGCCACTCAAAAGGCCATTGCCCTTGGCGGGTGTGATTATATAACCAGAGCTCGTTGCCAAAACCCGGATGTACTGCCAGGAGCTCTATGGCACATTTTCCCGGCCCGGGATGCTGACAAGATAAGGGATCTTCTCAACCGTGTGACCCTGGAGAAGGGCTTCCGCCTGGAGCCCGATCACGATCCTATTCACGATCAGAACTGGTATCTAGACGACAAGTTGAGGGCACGTTTATTCAAGGAGTACGGCGTTGAAGGACACCCGATTGTCCAGTGCTTGGGGGATGCCGTTTTTATACCGGCCGGAGCTCCCCATCAGGTCCAGAATCTGCACAACTGCATCAAGGTGGCCGAGGACTTTGTCTCGCCGGAGAACATAACCCACTGTTATCATCTCACTCACGAGTTCCGGAGACTCTCGCATTCGCACACGAATCACGAGGACAAGCTGCAAATTAAGAACATTATCTACCATGCCATCAAGGACTGCTGCACCATCTTAACTCGGGCATTGGAAGAGCGCATAGATGCAGAAATGGCCAAACTAAAGGCAGAATAA